AAAGGAAGGGAGGCCAGCCAGGCTGTTGCTGTCGTCAGTGTAAAAGATAGCATTTGTATAGGGTCGAAGCGTTCCGTCAGTTTTCCCGCCCCGATATACCCAACGGCTAAAGTTATCAGTGTGATGGAAATTTGGGATGTCCAAACGAAAATACTCGTTCCAAATGCGGGGGCCAGAAGCCGTGTTCCTCCAATCTGAATGGCCAGCACACAAAAACCCTCGATAAAGGAAAGGATGTAGAGAAATTTTCTAACCGTTTTGGTTGAAGGCAAGGTGACACCTATGGGTTGAATTTTAGGGAGCTTTTTAGGCTGGGGTTAAAAGTTTCCTTTCGGGTAAGGCTGCTCCTGGTTTTCCTAGAGGGTGAAACGGTTTTTTTTCAATGGGAAAGATTTTGAAATTATTTGGGGATTTATGGATACAAACTCCCTTACATTATATCACATAATATCTTGGATATTCCCTTTATATAAATTTTTAAAATTCTTTTTAAATGTGGCTAATGATTAGTTACCTGTGAGGTTTCTGAACAAAAAAAAGACCTTATTCTTTAAAACCCTTTGGGCAATTGTTAAAAAACGGGTTTAAACCCTTCAAAGCGGGAGCTTTTTTTTTCAAAACGCTTTTACAGTAAAAACTCCGACCGCCAAAAAATTCCCTTTGGAATTTATATTTATAATAACATAAAGAGAAAAAATTACAATGGGTTAGGTAGTTAATATTCAAGGTATTATTTAAAGTTGAATTAAAATAGTAATTGGGAATATAATCCCACTCATATTAATTTAATATAAAAAACATGAAACCGCTGGGAGACATTCTCCATGAAAATATTTCCATTTTTGAAATCTAAATTTTCTTTAATCTTTTTGGGCCTGGGGCTCATCTTTGGAGGGTTCATGACAGCCTGCGGGTCCGATTCCGGTAATGGCGGGGGAATTGGATCTACCGGTAAGGTTGCCATATTAATCACGGATGGGCCGGCTCCCGAATTTATTCAGGTGAATGTTACCATTAATGAAGTGACTCTTTTATCCGATGATAAACCCCCTGTTAATTTATTTGTTGGGGAGCGCCGGATTGATTTGCTTAAATTGCAGGGAGATGATGACCTTTTCGTGGTCGGATGGGTTCGTACGGGTTTTTATAATAAGATAAGGTTACGAATCAGCGATCCGGAATTAATAACACCCGAGAAGAAGATTTCAGGTAGCGATATTCAATTGGTGGCGAATGGAAAGCTGGATCTGGTTTTGAAAAATGGTTTATATATCGGGGATGGAGAGACATCTGTTATTCATTTGGATTTGGATGCGGAAAAATCCATACATATTCATAAAACAGGATCCGGAAAATATAAATTTAGGCCAGTTGTTTTTGTTAAAGTTTTACACGGTTTTGATACTCTTCCCCGTTTCGTTGCGGTGGAGGGAACCATTGATTCCATCCACGATCATTTCTTTACGATTCAAAGGGATTCCCCATTCTTCAAGGATTCCGAAGATGGTGTTTCTTCATCTGATGAAGATTCTTTCTCAATGGATAAGGGTTTCTTTGATGATGATTCGGGCTCCGATGATTCCGATCGGAACCATCTTATTGATGTGGCCGTCACGGGTGACACCCAGATATTCCTTGCCGATGGGCTTCCAGGGAATTTTGGATCACTTAAAACAGGAGAAAAGGTTGTCGCTCGTGGGCTTTTAGACCGCAACGAGGAACTGGGTTTACATATCCAGGCCAAACTCATCCAAATTGGTGATGTTCTCCGTCTCTATGGTGTGATTACTGAAGAGATCCCTTCAAATGGGAGCGGAGATCAACCGGAGGAGTTTAAATTTAGTCTGGATGCTGGACAGAGAGTTTCTGGGGAGCTTTTGGTTCGGATCTACCCTGAAACCCGAATCATTGAAGTGGGAACCCATCGGTTGCTTGGCCCTGATGAATTGAAAAAAGGAAAACGGCTAATCATTGAAGGGGTAATTGATCTGGGTCAAGAACCGGATCTTTTCCAAGCAGCTCTAATTATTGTTAAACCTTCTGTAGTTGATCCAAACCAGATTAAGGGTATCATAGAGGATATTCCGGATGATCCCAGCGATCCAGGTTATGGGAATAGGACCTTTGATTTATTGGAGGAAAAACAGCATTGTACTCCTTCTGGGTGCTCTGAGATTACGCAGATTGTCCCTGTTCATGTAATTGAGGATGCAGTGATCCTCCCATCAACCATATGAAAGATATCAAAGGAAAGGTTGATCACCTTGGGGTGGATTTAATTCTTTTTGATTCCCTTAGAGGAGGGGACGATGTGTATCTATTTGGGGAATTTGACTCTTTAAATGTATTTCAGGCAAAAGTTGTCGTTGTTGATGAGGAAGATGGGACCTGAAAATTAAAAAAATCTTTTCAAGATAAAACTGAAAAACTAAAAAGCAAAGAATTGTTTTTTTTAAAAGGTCAAATTAACCCCATTTTTTTTAAAAAAGTTTTCATATATAAAAAGAGAGTGTCTTTGTGTTGGGTCAAACGGTGGTCTCCTCCAGCAATCATTAAAAGTTCCGAAGGGCGTGCTTTTGAGGCTTGAATAAAGGAAAAACTGTCTGATATTGGGACGGACTCGTCGTTCAACCCGTGAATCATTAGGGTTGGGGTTTGATATTTCTGCAAGAGGGTTTCCACCGGATAATTTTGAGCATCCTCAACCAATTCCTTTCCGATCGTTACCTCTACCCAATCATTTTTTATGGTTATTTCTCCTTTTTCCTCTAAGCTTTTAAGACCCTGAGGGCCAAGCTCCCTTTTACGATTTTCAAG
The nucleotide sequence above comes from Nitrospiria bacterium. Encoded proteins:
- a CDS encoding DUF4382 domain-containing protein, giving the protein MTACGSDSGNGGGIGSTGKVAILITDGPAPEFIQVNVTINEVTLLSDDKPPVNLFVGERRIDLLKLQGDDDLFVVGWVRTGFYNKIRLRISDPELITPEKKISGSDIQLVANGKLDLVLKNGLYIGDGETSVIHLDLDAEKSIHIHKTGSGKYKFRPVVFVKVLHGFDTLPRFVAVEGTIDSIHDHFFTIQRDSPFFKDSEDGVSSSDEDSFSMDKGFFDDDSGSDDSDRNHLIDVAVTGDTQIFLADGLPGNFGSLKTGEKVVARGLLDRNEELGLHIQAKLIQIGDVLRLYGVITEEIPSNGSGDQPEEFKFSLDAGQRVSGELLVRIYPETRIIEVGTHRLLGPDELKKGKRLIIEGVIDLGQEPDLFQAALIIVKPSVVDPNQIKGIIEDIPDDPSDPGYGNRTFDLLEEKQHCTPSGCSEITQIVPVHVIEDAVILPSTI